Part of the Candidatus Desulfatibia profunda genome, TTTATTGAAACATCGAAAACAGGCGACGGCGGGATTGATGGAATAATAAATCAGGATAAATTAGGGCTTGAGAAAATTTATATTCAAGCAAAACGGTATAATGAAAATAAGGTTAGAGAAAAAGAAATTCGGAATTTTATAGGAGCCATGAGTGGTGATACGACAAAGGGGGTATTTGTGACAACCTCTGAATTCGATGAGCCAGCAATCAAAAAAGCGCATGATGCACACCACACAATAATTCTAATTGATGGTAAGAAACTGGTTGACCTTTTATATCAGTATAGCGTTGGAGTCCAAGTGCAAGATATTTATGAAGTAAAAGTTGTTGATGATAATTTTTTTGATACAAATTAATGAAGAGTATTTTACCGAACAAGTCATTGGAGCCAATCGGCAGGGAAGAGCGCCTGCCTCTGGCTCAATTCTGCGTTATACCTCAACAAATGATTACAGTAAAATTGAATTCAAATGAGTGATCCAATCACAGTATCCTTAATAGGAATTGGGGGAGTAATATTAGGTGTCATTCTGACTGAATGGCTCAGGAAGAGAAGTCGAATTGAAGCATTCTCCTCTCTTGTATACGAGAAAAAGCTTAATATTTATGAGGAGTTATTTAATAAAATTAACGCCAGTTCCGAGTTAATCAATGAAACCATAAACAACAAAGAACTATCCAAAGATGAAAAATTTGAAATTGAATCGGCGGTGGTCCTTGATATTTGCCAATTTACGGATAAACACCAATTGTATCTCAATGACGAGGTAATAGTACAGTGTTGCACACTCTTTATGGACACTCATAATATTAACGCCCCAGTTGAAGATGAACCAGAAAGAACCCTTGAGCACTTACATGAGCAACTTTCAAACACCAAGAATATTATTAGAAGCGAAACGGGTGTTGAGAAAGTTAACAAACTTTTTTCATCCATAACGAAAGCAAAACATAGTAGCCCGGTGATCGAATACATGCGTGCCTTAAAAAAGAAAAAAGGTGATAAATAAAATAAGATCAAATGGTTAAAAAAGGTATAACAATTCACTTGTGCCGACCCAAAAAGCCGGGCGGCACAGTTCAAGCGTTAGCCCGCAACACAAAAAATCTGAACAGGGGAAACCGGATGGCAGAAGAAATCATTAAACAGTATGCGGAGAGAGTCGGATATACAGAATCGGAGACCGAGAGTTTTCATAAAGGTGGTCACCGCATCCGGCAGGTCAAGCGTCTATCTCAGGCGGCCTCAAAATATTCAATCCTAGCGGAAATCGTTTCTGCCAAGCACTGCAATTCTGGGCATAAGGTTGGCCAAACCTTCATACTCGATGTCGATGGTAATTTCATAACAAAGCTTTGCCCGAAAAGAATGTGTGTATACTTGATTTCGCAACTCTCCATCCCTGTTGCACTCATAAACGAGAGGCTCAGCGAAGAGCTTGACCCTAACAATTTTCATTTTATGCGATATGTCCGGTGTCCAGATGCCGGTGTTGAATGTTATGGGTATGGCGAGGTTATGCTTAAGGTCCAGGTTGTGCCAAGAGGCAAATGAATACTATGCTATTCTAACAGTGGCTAACATAGCGGGTGAACCAGACGGGAAGAAGCTCGGCGGTTTTCGTTAAAATTTGTGGTTCACGATAAGCTTTCGGCCCGCTGGTTACCCGCGGCGTTCGGCCAGCAAGTGGTGAAATATGAACAGAAGAAAACTGCTCAAAAAAATAATTAGTGGTTCTAAAAATATAAGATTTTCTGATATGATAAACCTTGTAAGAGGTTTTGGTTTTGAAATATCGAGAACTGAAGGTAGCCATCACATTTTTGCCCGACCTGATATCCCTGAACTTGTGAATCTTCAGGAGGTTAAAGGCCAGGCAA contains:
- a CDS encoding type II toxin-antitoxin system HicA family toxin, coding for MNRRKLLKKIISGSKNIRFSDMINLVRGFGFEISRTEGSHHIFARPDIPELVNLQEVKGQAKPYQIRQFLKLVEKHNLKLEDE